In Equus caballus isolate H_3958 breed thoroughbred chromosome 7, TB-T2T, whole genome shotgun sequence, one DNA window encodes the following:
- the PRR36 gene encoding proline-rich protein 36 isoform X1, which translates to MRGTLAPGTLGGPASVVVKAGTGTRTRSGRIGRSGPRRDGPAPWLPWPSLSASRWALVARWLCVGGAGQVCVRGWGEAGSGTPRTSLEPPPVRCLRSSAAAAVTSLPGPPRSRASPQRALLHSQRAPASSRVCIARARPCLPSPRSRGGLGSWRRRPKPPPLAFSALSASAALPPSPTPGDPVWSSGSRSRRCGMDKRDKARAGAAARTPASRPPGLPTPRPPGSPRPPPPVTSAALRVLGAAGAAGRGPLAERAGIRGAALPEAAPRVGPARSAGTGPRSPASRAPAAGRGERTPAKTSGPVSVSSPGRTSGTTRLGPLGQKGLRPPAEEPAARGKAPETPRRSALSAGARRDSSGSTPGAPSPTISRRSRAAGAEVGLPRAAPSARPRPPTEAPRKSVSSAPERSTAESSPAARRRPNAGGGLQRPASRPLGSSATPLSSPARSGASLGGTPRALVHPLQPKTKGLQALRPPQATPPRRGVAPGQGLSPPLATPTPACPTAQLAPPPHITATPLPDALPVSPPTTPPSQVLTCPLATPLPLAPPSPSAPPSLQTLPSPPATPPLQAPPTPLGTSFPEASASALATATVQVPFSPSVSPPLQSMPPTQASPALPPLLTLPSPSATPSFSAPLPPAAPPLQTSLSQATSLRNPPSPLATPPLQGLSALPTPPPRASPSLSPPPLRATPHTLATPPMQDSPQASPSSLTTLFLQCPPPLGSLSPLASPPPSPLSTPPLQATPSPLTLPPIQASHSLALPPLQAPPSPLAMPLPHSPPSRTTPPLQATPSPLTLAPIQAPPSLTLPPLQATPSPQAMSPPQAPPSLASPPLKTMPSYLAMPPLQTQPSVASASLRDPPSPLATPPPQAPSSLASPPLQAPPSPPASPPLQALPSPLATPPIQAPPSLALPPLQAPPSPPASPPLQDPPSPLATAPPQAPPSLALPPLQAPPSPASLPLQDPRSSMATPPPQAPPSLALPPLQAPPSPPASPPLQALRRPPTPGPDAPLPGPRLTLALAPGPPPPPSRSPSSTLSGPDLAGHSSSATSTPEELRGYDSGPEGGAAASPPADAELAACHPAAWSRGPAPPLAVRGAQGAPLPWPPATGSGSADGLCTIYEAEGPESATPAPGALDAGPGPGAGGGKAGAGPGAGAASRGAKPARLGELPLGALQASVVQHLLSRTLLLAAAEGAAGGSGGGPGGAGAGGVAGGARTALSDAELGRWAELLSPLDESRASITSVTSFSPDDVASPQGDWTVVEVETFH; encoded by the exons CCGCCTCCTCCCGGGTCTGCATCGCGCGCGCGCGCCCCTGTCTCCCCAGCCCGCGTTCGAGGGGCGGGCTCGGCTCCTGGCGCCGCCGCCCGAAGCCCCCTCCCCTCGCCTTCTCGGCGCTCTCGGCCTCCGCGGCGctcccacccagccccaccccaggcgACCCAGTGTGGAGCAGCGGGAGCCGGAGCCGGAG GTGCGGGATGGACAAGAGGGACAAGGCCAGGGCAGGGGCCGCCGCGCGGACGCCGGCTTCTCGCCCTCCTGGCCTTCCGACTCCCAGGCCCCCAGGGTCTCCTCGACCCCCTCCTCCCGTAACCAGCGCGGCCCTCCGAGTTCTGGGGGCAGCGGGAGCTGCGGGGCGAGGGCCCCTGGCGGAGCGAGCCGGCATCCGGGGAGCCGCTCTCCCCGAGGCTGCTCCCCGCGTGGGACCAGCGCGGAGCGCCGGGACAGGCCCCCGGAGCCCAG CTTCCAGGGCCCCCGCTGCTGGGAGAGGGGAGCGGACCCCTGCCAAGACCTCCGGCCCAGTCTCTGTCTCTAGCCCGGGGCGCACCAGCGGGACCACCAG gctAGGCCCTCTTGGGCAGAAGGGCCTCCGGCCCCCAGCTGAGGAACCTGCGGCCAGAGGAAAAGCCCCAGAAACGCCTAGAAGGAGCGCCCTGAGCGCCGGGGCACGGAGAG ACTCCTCTGGGTCCACCCCAGGTGCCCCTTCCCCGACCATCTCCCGTCGGTCCCGGGCTGCGGGCGCTGAGGTGGGTCTCCCTCGGGCAGCTCCCAGTGCCCGGCCTCGGCCTCCCACCGAGGCCCCCAGGAAATCAGTGAGCAGCGCCCCGGAGCGCAGCACAGCGGAGTCGAGCCCTGCCGCCAGGAGGCGACCCAACGCCGGCGGGGGACTCCAGAGGCCAGCCTCGCGCCCCCTGGGCTCCAGCGCCACCCCTCTGTCATCCCCAGCCCGCTCCGGGGCCTCGCTGGGTGGAACACCGCGGGCTCTGGTGCATCCCTTGCAACCCAAGACGAAAGGGCTGCAGGCTCTGCGCCCCCCACAGGCCACGCCCCCAAGGAGGGGCGTAGCCCCTGGGCAaggcctttctcctcctctggccACACCCACTCCAGCCTGTCCCACTGCACAACTGGCACCGCCTCCCCACATCACAGCCACGCCCCTCCCGGACGCACTCCCTGTGTCTCCACCGACCACGCCCCCTTCCCAGGTCCTTACCTGTCCTTTGGCCACGCCCCTTCCACtagcccctccttctccctctgctccaccCTCTCTGCAGACCCTCCCTTCCCCGCCGGCCACACCCCCTTTGCAAGCTCCACCCACACCCCTGGGTACATCCTTTCCGGAGGCATCTGCCTCTGCCTTGGCCACGGCCACTGTTCAGGTTCCATTCTCTCCATCGGTTTCACCCCCTCTGCAGAGTATGCCCCCTACTCAGGCTTCCCCTGCTTTGCCCCCTCTTCtgactctcccctctccctcggCCACACCTTCTTTCTCGGCTCCTCTACCACCAGCCGCGCCCCCTCTACAAACCTCTCTTTCTCAAGCAACATCTTTGCGGAACCCTCCTTCTCCCCTAGCCACACCCCCTCTGCAGGGGCTTTCCGCTCTGCCCACGCCCCCTCCGCGGGCCAGTCCTTCCCTCTCTCCGCCGCCTCTTCGGGCCACGCCCCATACATTGGCCACACCTCCCATGCAGGACTCTCCGCAggcttctccctcttctctgacCACACTCTTTCTGCAGTGTCCTCCTCCTCTAGGCTCTCTATCTCCCTTGGCatccccacctccctctcctctgtccaCGCCCCCCCTACAGGCCACTCCCTCCCCTCTGACCCTTCCCCCTATACAGGCCTCACATTCCCTGGCCTTGCCACCTCTGCAGGCCCCGCCCTCTCCATTGGCCATGCCCCTTCCACACTCTCCACCTTCTCGGACCACGCCCCCTCTACAGGCCACTCCCTCTCCTCTGACCCTGGCCCCTATACAGGCCCCACCTTCTCTGACCTTACCGCCTCTGCAGGCCACACCCTCTCCTCAGGCCATGTCCCCTCCGCAGGCTCCACCTTCTCTGGCATCTCCCCCTCTGAAGACCATGCCTTCTTACCTGGCTATGCCTCCTTTGCAAACCCAACCCTCTGTGGCCTCCGCCAGTCTGCGAGACCCTCCGTCTCCCCTGGCCACGCCCCCTCCACAGGCTCCATCTTCTCTAGCCTCGCCACCCTTGcaggcccctccctctccccctgcctcacctcctctgcaggccctgccctctcccctggcCACGCCCCCTATTCAGGCTCCACCTTCTCTGGCCTTGCCTCCTCTGcaggcccctccctctccccctgcctcACCCCCTCTGCAAGATCCCCCCTCTCCCCTGGCCACAGCCCCTCCGCAGGCTCCTCCTTCTCTGGCCTTGCCCCCTCTGCAAGCCCCACCTTCTCCTGCCTCACTCCCTCTGCAAGACCCTCGCTCTTCCATGGCCACGCCCCCGCCGCAGGCTCCACCTTCCCTGGCTTTGCCCCCTCTGCAGGCCCCGCCCTCTCCCCCCGCCTCACCCCCTCTGCAGGCCCTTCGCCGTCCCCCGACCCCAGGCCCCGATGCCCCTCTCCCGGGCCCACGGCTGACCCTGGCGCTGGCCCCGGGCCCACCGCCGCCGCCCTCGCGCAGCCCGTCCAGTACGCTGAGCGGCCCGGACCTCGCGGGCCACAGCAGCAGCGCCACGAGCACGCCCGAGGAGCTGCGCGGCTACGACAGCGGGCCCGAGGGCGGCGCCGCGGCCTCCCCGCCCGCCGACGCGGAGCTCGCCGCCTGCCACCCGGCCGCCTGGAGCCGAGGGCCCGCTCCGCCCCTGGCCGTCCGCGGTGCACAAG GAGCGCCCCTGCCTTGGCCTCCTGCTACCGGGTCGGGCTCCGCTGACGGCCTGTGCACCATCTACGAGGCTGAAGGGCCCGAGTCGGCGACCCCCGCCCCAGGCGCCCTGGACGCGGGGCCGGGGCCTGGCGCCGGGGGTGGgaaggcgggggcggggccgggggccggggctGCCTCTCGGGGCGCGAAGCCGGCGCGCCTGGGCGAGCTGCCGCTGGGGGCGCTGCAGGCGAGCGTCGTGCAGCACCTGCTGAGCCGGACGCTGCTGCTGGCGGCCGCCGAGGGCGCCGCGGGAGGCAGCGGCGGTGGCCCAGGGGGCGCCGGGGCTGGCGGCGTCGCGGGGGGCGCCCGGACGGCTCTCAGCGACGCCGAACTGGGCCGCTGGGCCGAACTGTTGTCTCCCCTGGACGAGTCCCGTGCCAGCATCACCTCGGTCACCAGCTTCTCCCCTGACGATGTGGCTTCCCCGCAGGGTGACTGGACCGTGGTAGAGGTGGAGACCTTCCACTGA
- the PRR36 gene encoding proline-rich protein 36 isoform X3, translating into MDKRDKARAGAAARTPASRPPGLPTPRPPGSPRPPPPVTSAALRVLGAAGAAGRGPLAERAGIRGAALPEAAPRVGPARSAGTGPRSPASRAPAAGRGERTPAKTSGPVSVSSPGRTSGTTRLGPLGQKGLRPPAEEPAARGKAPETPRRSALSAGARRDSSGSTPGAPSPTISRRSRAAGAEVGLPRAAPSARPRPPTEAPRKSVSSAPERSTAESSPAARRRPNAGGGLQRPASRPLGSSATPLSSPARSGASLGGTPRALVHPLQPKTKGLQALRPPQATPPRRGVAPGQGLSPPLATPTPACPTAQLAPPPHITATPLPDALPVSPPTTPPSQVLTCPLATPLPLAPPSPSAPPSLQTLPSPPATPPLQAPPTPLGTSFPEASASALATATVQVPFSPSVSPPLQSMPPTQASPALPPLLTLPSPSATPSFSAPLPPAAPPLQTSLSQATSLRNPPSPLATPPLQGLSALPTPPPRASPSLSPPPLRATPHTLATPPMQDSPQASPSSLTTLFLQCPPPLGSLSPLASPPPSPLSTPPLQATPSPLTLPPIQASHSLALPPLQAPPSPLAMPLPHSPPSRTTPPLQATPSPLTLAPIQAPPSLTLPPLQATPSPQAMSPPQAPPSLASPPLKTMPSYLAMPPLQTQPSVASASLRDPPSPLATPPPQAPSSLASPPLQAPPSPPASPPLQALPSPLATPPIQAPPSLALPPLQAPPSPPASPPLQDPPSPLATAPPQAPPSLALPPLQAPPSPASLPLQDPRSSMATPPPQAPPSLALPPLQAPPSPPASPPLQALRRPPTPGPDAPLPGPRLTLALAPGPPPPPSRSPSSTLSGPDLAGHSSSATSTPEELRGYDSGPEGGAAASPPADAELAACHPAAWSRGPAPPLAVRGAQGAPLPWPPATGSGSADGLCTIYEAEGPESATPAPGALDAGPGPGAGGGKAGAGPGAGAASRGAKPARLGELPLGALQASVVQHLLSRTLLLAAAEGAAGGSGGGPGGAGAGGVAGGARTALSDAELGRWAELLSPLDESRASITSVTSFSPDDVASPQGDWTVVEVETFH; encoded by the exons ATGGACAAGAGGGACAAGGCCAGGGCAGGGGCCGCCGCGCGGACGCCGGCTTCTCGCCCTCCTGGCCTTCCGACTCCCAGGCCCCCAGGGTCTCCTCGACCCCCTCCTCCCGTAACCAGCGCGGCCCTCCGAGTTCTGGGGGCAGCGGGAGCTGCGGGGCGAGGGCCCCTGGCGGAGCGAGCCGGCATCCGGGGAGCCGCTCTCCCCGAGGCTGCTCCCCGCGTGGGACCAGCGCGGAGCGCCGGGACAGGCCCCCGGAGCCCAG CTTCCAGGGCCCCCGCTGCTGGGAGAGGGGAGCGGACCCCTGCCAAGACCTCCGGCCCAGTCTCTGTCTCTAGCCCGGGGCGCACCAGCGGGACCACCAG gctAGGCCCTCTTGGGCAGAAGGGCCTCCGGCCCCCAGCTGAGGAACCTGCGGCCAGAGGAAAAGCCCCAGAAACGCCTAGAAGGAGCGCCCTGAGCGCCGGGGCACGGAGAG ACTCCTCTGGGTCCACCCCAGGTGCCCCTTCCCCGACCATCTCCCGTCGGTCCCGGGCTGCGGGCGCTGAGGTGGGTCTCCCTCGGGCAGCTCCCAGTGCCCGGCCTCGGCCTCCCACCGAGGCCCCCAGGAAATCAGTGAGCAGCGCCCCGGAGCGCAGCACAGCGGAGTCGAGCCCTGCCGCCAGGAGGCGACCCAACGCCGGCGGGGGACTCCAGAGGCCAGCCTCGCGCCCCCTGGGCTCCAGCGCCACCCCTCTGTCATCCCCAGCCCGCTCCGGGGCCTCGCTGGGTGGAACACCGCGGGCTCTGGTGCATCCCTTGCAACCCAAGACGAAAGGGCTGCAGGCTCTGCGCCCCCCACAGGCCACGCCCCCAAGGAGGGGCGTAGCCCCTGGGCAaggcctttctcctcctctggccACACCCACTCCAGCCTGTCCCACTGCACAACTGGCACCGCCTCCCCACATCACAGCCACGCCCCTCCCGGACGCACTCCCTGTGTCTCCACCGACCACGCCCCCTTCCCAGGTCCTTACCTGTCCTTTGGCCACGCCCCTTCCACtagcccctccttctccctctgctccaccCTCTCTGCAGACCCTCCCTTCCCCGCCGGCCACACCCCCTTTGCAAGCTCCACCCACACCCCTGGGTACATCCTTTCCGGAGGCATCTGCCTCTGCCTTGGCCACGGCCACTGTTCAGGTTCCATTCTCTCCATCGGTTTCACCCCCTCTGCAGAGTATGCCCCCTACTCAGGCTTCCCCTGCTTTGCCCCCTCTTCtgactctcccctctccctcggCCACACCTTCTTTCTCGGCTCCTCTACCACCAGCCGCGCCCCCTCTACAAACCTCTCTTTCTCAAGCAACATCTTTGCGGAACCCTCCTTCTCCCCTAGCCACACCCCCTCTGCAGGGGCTTTCCGCTCTGCCCACGCCCCCTCCGCGGGCCAGTCCTTCCCTCTCTCCGCCGCCTCTTCGGGCCACGCCCCATACATTGGCCACACCTCCCATGCAGGACTCTCCGCAggcttctccctcttctctgacCACACTCTTTCTGCAGTGTCCTCCTCCTCTAGGCTCTCTATCTCCCTTGGCatccccacctccctctcctctgtccaCGCCCCCCCTACAGGCCACTCCCTCCCCTCTGACCCTTCCCCCTATACAGGCCTCACATTCCCTGGCCTTGCCACCTCTGCAGGCCCCGCCCTCTCCATTGGCCATGCCCCTTCCACACTCTCCACCTTCTCGGACCACGCCCCCTCTACAGGCCACTCCCTCTCCTCTGACCCTGGCCCCTATACAGGCCCCACCTTCTCTGACCTTACCGCCTCTGCAGGCCACACCCTCTCCTCAGGCCATGTCCCCTCCGCAGGCTCCACCTTCTCTGGCATCTCCCCCTCTGAAGACCATGCCTTCTTACCTGGCTATGCCTCCTTTGCAAACCCAACCCTCTGTGGCCTCCGCCAGTCTGCGAGACCCTCCGTCTCCCCTGGCCACGCCCCCTCCACAGGCTCCATCTTCTCTAGCCTCGCCACCCTTGcaggcccctccctctccccctgcctcacctcctctgcaggccctgccctctcccctggcCACGCCCCCTATTCAGGCTCCACCTTCTCTGGCCTTGCCTCCTCTGcaggcccctccctctccccctgcctcACCCCCTCTGCAAGATCCCCCCTCTCCCCTGGCCACAGCCCCTCCGCAGGCTCCTCCTTCTCTGGCCTTGCCCCCTCTGCAAGCCCCACCTTCTCCTGCCTCACTCCCTCTGCAAGACCCTCGCTCTTCCATGGCCACGCCCCCGCCGCAGGCTCCACCTTCCCTGGCTTTGCCCCCTCTGCAGGCCCCGCCCTCTCCCCCCGCCTCACCCCCTCTGCAGGCCCTTCGCCGTCCCCCGACCCCAGGCCCCGATGCCCCTCTCCCGGGCCCACGGCTGACCCTGGCGCTGGCCCCGGGCCCACCGCCGCCGCCCTCGCGCAGCCCGTCCAGTACGCTGAGCGGCCCGGACCTCGCGGGCCACAGCAGCAGCGCCACGAGCACGCCCGAGGAGCTGCGCGGCTACGACAGCGGGCCCGAGGGCGGCGCCGCGGCCTCCCCGCCCGCCGACGCGGAGCTCGCCGCCTGCCACCCGGCCGCCTGGAGCCGAGGGCCCGCTCCGCCCCTGGCCGTCCGCGGTGCACAAG GAGCGCCCCTGCCTTGGCCTCCTGCTACCGGGTCGGGCTCCGCTGACGGCCTGTGCACCATCTACGAGGCTGAAGGGCCCGAGTCGGCGACCCCCGCCCCAGGCGCCCTGGACGCGGGGCCGGGGCCTGGCGCCGGGGGTGGgaaggcgggggcggggccgggggccggggctGCCTCTCGGGGCGCGAAGCCGGCGCGCCTGGGCGAGCTGCCGCTGGGGGCGCTGCAGGCGAGCGTCGTGCAGCACCTGCTGAGCCGGACGCTGCTGCTGGCGGCCGCCGAGGGCGCCGCGGGAGGCAGCGGCGGTGGCCCAGGGGGCGCCGGGGCTGGCGGCGTCGCGGGGGGCGCCCGGACGGCTCTCAGCGACGCCGAACTGGGCCGCTGGGCCGAACTGTTGTCTCCCCTGGACGAGTCCCGTGCCAGCATCACCTCGGTCACCAGCTTCTCCCCTGACGATGTGGCTTCCCCGCAGGGTGACTGGACCGTGGTAGAGGTGGAGACCTTCCACTGA